TTGGGGACCTCATCCCTCAGCTCCTGACTTGGTTTCCCTCCGCTGGGGTCAGGGCCACGAGTTGGAGAAGTCCAAGCAGGCCctggagcagcaggtggaggagaggaagacgcagctggaggagctggaggatGAGCTGCAGGCCACAGAGGACGCCAAGCTGCGGCTGGAGGTCAACCTGCAGGCCATGAAGGCCCAGTTCGAGCGGGACCTGCAGGGCCGCGATGAGCAGAgtgaggagaagaagaagcagctggTCAGACAGGTGTGGACGGCCCCCCACGCTCACCCCCA
This genomic interval from Mustela nigripes isolate SB6536 unplaced genomic scaffold, MUSNIG.SB6536 HiC_scaffold_4153, whole genome shotgun sequence contains the following:
- the LOC132009074 gene encoding myosin-9-like codes for the protein MERLNKQFRTEMEDLMSSKDDVGKSGHELEKSKQALEQQVEERKTQLEELEDELQATEDAKLRLEVNLQAMKAQFERDLQGRDEQSEEKKKQLVRQVWTAPHAHPHFWQASFSFLPLGCVGLLLHSFRFQSPVSRVRDPFFDGP